agtgcaacacacaACAAGGAGTctaggagggtggtggaccggcggaggatcaggggagGGACGGACATcacgtgacgcccaccagggcggagcagaagaccaccacatccgtgcggccgaaGCAGACGCCCCCCCCAGGGcgaagcagaagaccaccacatccgtgcggccgaaccagacgccccccaggtcggggcagaagaccaccacatggcagagcagaagaccaccacatctgtgcggtCAAAGCAGATGTctcccagggtggagcagaagaccaccacatccgtgtggccgAACCAAACgctccccagggcggagcagaaaaccaccacatccgtgcggtcagaaaagacgccccccagggcggagcagaagaccaccacatccgtgggCCGAAACAGACTCCCCTCAGGGCAGAGCAAAAGACCACCCCATCTGTGTGGTCAATTGGacaggaggacaagtctggttgggcaagtctgaaacacaGAACATGAACAAGTAACGAGTAGCCTCCatggccacaacaggatcagtcgggtgctcagagagttcgactgagacgtgacgagactctggaagttccgcacaggcgaggagagactctggtagatcagcTGAGCTGAGGGGAGACTCTAGtggttcagcagagatgtggaatGGCTccggtagttcagcagagatgtggagaggctctgatagTTCAACAGAGAAATTACGAGACTCTGGTACTCCCATGGTGTTTCTACTGagttccagaagatcaatgctgacttgactctgctcatgaagattattggcgacttgcatttgttcatgaaaatcattggtgacttgtatttgttcatgaagatcaatggtgacttgcctttgttcatgaagatcaatggtaacttgcctttgttcatgaagatcactggtgacttgaattctcccatgaagaaccccggtgacttgactcggtccttgaagatcacctgtgacttgactctgtccttgaagatcaccggtgacttgactctgtccttgaagatcaccagtgacttgactctgtccttgaagatcaccagtgacttgactctgtccttgaagatcaccagtgacttgacttgactctgaaaggtcaacagtgactagccttgactctggaaagtccatggtaactagtcctgactctggaaggtcaacagtgactagccctgattctggaaggtcaaaggtgactaaccctgactctggaaggtcaacggtgactaaccctgactctggaggatccacaagcacctgactcgactctggaaggtcaacaggaactagccctgactctggaaggtcaacggtgactaaccctgactcagtGGGTGGGGAGGAAGTATCAAAAAACATACTGCTGGATCTCAagggatggagtccttctgtgacgatcgttgcccagagagacacagggagagcgagagatccaattgcaggtattttattgtacagggtaatccaaatcgtggtcaaacaacagtccaaggtcaaaaccaaaaatcagtccaaaaacaaataaaccaataaacaaaagagggaacaggaaaggaaaAGGAACGGCAACTCGGAGGGCGAGAAGACAAGGAGGAAGAATTTCGGAAGACGAGAAGGCTGGATATACGaacggtaaggactccatacaaacaacaggaaaagactggaatttaaagggaggctaatgacaataaagttactgcacctggtgcaattaacaggagtgcaattactgtgatgacatgacaagactagaggaattctattgcctatggtgaagtgcctaaggggaagtgagcccactagtggacacccagggaaacagaaaATAGACAGCGTGACATCCTGTTGCCACTTCCGAAAGTGTGCCTTTTACATTATAGAACAGGTGAATCCACAGCACTCTTTCAGCAAAGTGAGACCTGTCTTGGTTACAAAGGGAGTAGAGTTCTGCTGGGCTCTGGGCGGCCTCCTTCCACTGCAAGCAACATCTACATAAAAGAGTTTCATAGACAAAGagctttttttatacaaaaagatGCAATGACTTGCAGTGAACCATTTTAACTGAGTAACAAGGATATTTTCCCAGCACAGATCTGGCTAATACATTCTTTGTTAGTTTATTAAGGAGTTTATAATcagttatgtttttttacatacacacataaacgcAATTTCAAAGTCTTTGTTATAAAGTCATTTATTCTCACCAAttctgcgtttatttgatcaaaaatacagtaaaactctaaatttgtgaataattattacaattattattcaaataactaTTTCATTTTGCTCCAGACCACCAGAAGCAGTGCTGAAAGCACTAGTGGGAAACCCCAAACATTGTTGCAGCTGCAGAGCTGAAACCCGCCGTGATAAAAGAACCAGCACTGACAAGATTGACAGAGCTTAACATTTCCCCGGGACCCGAGTGTGAGAATGCAAATGACCAGGAGTGTGAGCTGGCAACACCATGTATCACCATGGGAGGACTTGAGTCAGTTGTCAACCATCATTCACCTTGGGATTCCACTTCTCCAGCTTCACCTTGTCCCTCCATCCCTCTGGCTCCTTCTTCCCTCCAGCTCCACTTTGATTCTCTGTCACTCTGGCTCCACCACTGGCTTCCGAAACCCCAGCTCTGGCTCGGTTGCCTGAGTCAccagctccgccttggccctCCGGATTCTCGGTTTCATCCTGGCTCCATGGCGTCTCCATCCTGGGCTCCTCTTCCACCAGCTCTGTCTCCATCGGTCAGCCCCTGGGTGACGTTGGCCCCATATCCTACATGGCTACTCCCACTGTTGACTCCACCATTGGCCGCTATCCTGGCTGGCCTCTGGATCCCTTCCTGGCTCCTCCTGCCCCGGGCTCCTCCCTGGCACCTCCCTCCATCTACTCCAAATGTGTTAGTGGCTCCACACTGGCCTACAAGGTCATGGTTTCACACATCCTCAAGTGTATGCACACGAAAGTTGTACACTTGTAAGTGGAAAGTGTTTTGTGACTGGCGTTCTAGCCACACTGTCTTTTGGAAATTGGCCATCCAACTTTCACATTAAAGGTGTATGTGGCCGCATTAGCGGTTCATCGATCTGAGTTTAGTAATTCTTTACTTGGGTCTGATGGGTTATACCTTCCTGAAAGGAGTTAATCATTTGTGTCCTCCATGTGATGTGAGTCTCCCTGTCTGTGCTGAAGTAATGGATTCAGTAGTGTCTCATTTTGGCCCAATCCAGCATTTCTACCCAAGGTTTTGTCCTTGCATTTTATGAACCAGCCTGTTGTGTTGGCTCCACTGCCAGCAGATCAAACTGAAATATGAGTGGATTTATGTCCAGTTAAATCTTCGAGGGCTTACATTGATAAGACAGCAGaccaattgtttgtttgttttagcgaTGTGCGCAGAGGTGCTGCACTTTCTAAATACACTGGGGTACACAGGTAATTTCTCATGTGTATGAGTCTGTGAGGCTGTCTGTACCTTCATCTGTTAACTTGCACTCTGCTCTACTTCTGATTTGGCAACATCTTGGGCAGTATTAAAGGGAGTGCCACTCTCAGAAATTTGTGCTGCATCAACTTGATTGGAGCGGAATCATtggtggcaaatcctttacatatgtatgTACATAATGTCTTCTCTCCCAGTCTTCTCCTCCATAAAATGAGCTGCACactaaatatttgggttgaactgttctggaacagtgttttaaataaaacttaaccactgatttcgagttgtgtcctcttttggaaggccaaacaaataattttcactttcacaatgaaacaaacaTGGTGCCGGCAGCAATAGCAAGAATCAAAGTTACTTCCTTCTTTGCGTGAAGATTTGGGTGGCgttatgtaaatcttcccacatcgtgatgtagacatgtggggatATGTAACAACGAGCCATTTtggggtgtggttgactcttaacttttataaagaatatctctttgggtttgagactttagtctttacaacttCTTTACAGAACTTCTTTTAGAAACTTCATAAGAATGAAATCATGGAATGAATCTGTACTTGACTGTCAAAAGAGTTCACTTCCTAACCATATAATTAAGTCCAGAAGGTAAAGCTTATgttatgttaatataatataattgaatatgTGCTTTTAACAATTTATCAGCCAGATCTATTTGAATGCTgacctattaaaaaaaataaccaaatattTCAGAATCCACAAAATATAGTAAAGGTAGGACAGGCCAGGGCCAGCAGCCAAAAAAGTTGTTAATTAGGCTgtaaatatagtgttttattattgtgttactgttattatgcattttattacattaacaAGTTAATGTTGTATTAGGTGTTGACAATAATGTTTGGCAATAAAGTTGCCAGTAAGGACTGGAAAATTGTGATCTATGTGTGTTTGAATAAGTATATATATGTCACTAGTGCAtttcttgagatcggggagtgaggttgtCCTGCATAGCACTACtcactggcctccgttacactcaccccccaagcctcactcccatccgggtcacggcaccaatgtaacccctctctcggCGGTTCCTCGCAGCCGCACCTCGCACTCACTCCGAGCCAGCCTCGAAGCCGGATCTCCGGCATGGGAGACGAATGCACTAACAAGGAAGCTAAATGGCTAGAGCCACTagtgtctgtcgctagtgcgtctcttgagatcggggttAACCAAAGTGAACATTAAAATcataaacattactttttttcttccagCTGTAAAATAATGACTTTCTCTTGGTTTGAGAGATTTTTGGTAGTTTGGACTTAAGAAATTCAACCATATATTTGTCCTCCTCCTGTTATTTTGTCCTCCTCCTGTGAATATGaggcaatgcattatgggaagtcgtggctaagtggttagagagtttgactcctaaccctagggttatgGGTTCGAATCCCGGCCTGGCAATAACACGAattagatgcccttgagcaaagcatcgaacccccagttgctccccttgtgccacagcataaatggctgcccactgctccgggtgtgtgttcactgctctgtgtgtgtgcactttagatgggttaaatgcagagcacgaattctgagtatgggtcaccatacttggctgaatgtcacatcacttatcATTTGCTATTTATGCTTGGTCTTCACGTCCTTCAGTTAACACAAGGTTTTCCTATTATTGCTGGGAAATGAAATCTAAAAATATCATATGAGTTCATGTATCATTATCTCTTTATATGTTCATGCTATTCTCCTGGATTTAAAAAAGACTTCTGCTCAGCAGAAGTGAATGGTTTGCTGATAGTTGTTAATATGGAGCTGCAATATAGTTATTATTTCTTAGAACTGATTATAtaaatttactaaaactgaaacaataGATGAAACTgatacataaaatatttgaagCTTTTTTTGGGGTCAAATGcttttatattatgttaatataCTACCATTATTATACAAAAggcaaaacataataataaacataagaagaagaagaattcattacatttatatagcacttttctaggcactcaaagcgcttacatagggggatctcctcatccaccaccagtgtgcagcatccacctggatgatgcgacggcagccatattgggtgcatttagccaggatgccaaggtcacacctctactcttttcgaaatacatcctgggatttttaatgaccacagagtcaggacctcagtttaaagtctcatccaaaggacggtcgttgacagtatagtgtccgcATCACTACACTGCGGCACTAGGACCCACACATACCACAGGGTGAGCActccctgctggcctcactagcacctcttccagcagcaacctagttttctcaggaggtctcccatccaggtactgaccaggcttagccctgcttagcttcagtgggaaaccagtcttgggctccagggtgatgaGGCTGCCGGCTAAACAcataaacagataaacaaataaacactggATTCAAAGTCTAGATTCAATCTTGAAATTGTGCCGACGCCACAAGCACTGAACAGACTAGAGTGTgagtaatgatttttttccccctcaggcCCTCCCGTCTGCCCCAGAATTGAGCTCACTCAGAGATTTAATAAAGAGTGCAAATGAAAAGTGTGTTAGTCTCCTTAATTTTCCAGCATGCTGAAATCGGCTTACCTGAGACGCTCAAACTCGACGTCATCTACCAGGAAGTCTCTGGCCTCCACTAATTTATGAATCAGTTTCAGAAGCTTTTCCTCCTTCTGTTTGTCTTCATTAGACTTGTCATTATCTGAAAATGGATTTTtatagtaatttttattattattatatttattttaccaaGCAACAACTTTTATCGTCGTGCTTATAAGGCCAGGCCACGTTTCGCcctgacagaaaaacaaaagcaagTTTGGACCATTTAGTGGCTTAATTTGTAGTGCATATTGTGCTAGTTTTAGAAAATTGTAAAAGCAGTTGAATAAAGAGAGAGATCTCATTTCTATAGGTAACTTCAGAACAGTAGTTCTTGAATTTTTACTGCAATATATTTAAGGGGCTTTCCCAGATCTCACCTGGAACAGACAAAAGCTTTTGAAGCTCTTTCTTCAGTCTTGTAATTTCTTTACATAACTGGATATCATCCATCCTGCAGAACAAAAGGAAGggcaaatattttgttataaaactGTTCTAAAGCATAAGAAGCATTTAAAGACTTAAAAGAAAaagtttaaagaaattaaaaaaaaaaaaaaaacaaagcaatgtGATTCATGTGGTAACAAATACTATtagttaattatattattattattcaaatgtaatttatttagttttatgttaatttgaataaaaaaaaaatgtttcaccaacAAAACTAAAGCTAAGTGTATGATCagataaaaatagctttttaaaataaaaattacagagtCAAATGTTTTACAGTGTTAAGCAGGTAAAAAGGAATATCAGCTAAAACTTGCTGAATACGGCACACTGAACACTGTTTACTGTCTGCTTTATTAAACAGTAATTAAAACAGGAAGCATTATCCTACCATAAGCATGGTAGGACAGTTGTTTTTTACACTGTTGTCTTATGaccttgaaattaaaattaaacgaAAGTATTTAGTGCacagctttaaaaacataaaagaacAATATAGtctaaaaaacattatattctaaATATACATGTCCAAGCTCCACTATAAATTTAACCTTTTCTTATCAATACAAAAGCATTAGagctgtatttttgttgttgttttaatatagtACTATAGATATTTTTATACGGCAATGAATTTTAAtgtgaatgaaaatgttaaaaatacaatGATTCAAttatgatgaatatatatatattatatatatatatatatatatatatatatatatatatatatatatatatatatatatatatatatatatattattttaggttTATAATCTGATGGAATCCTTCAAAATGAGTCAAATACTGCACCATAAATCACACCgaacaaaaataaaccattataAGGTCAAATGAGGAGAATGTGTCAAATATTTGTGATGTCTTTGagtatatttattaattgatCTAAACACCTTCTTTAAGCACAATAAAATCACAGCATTAattcatgcactgtaaaaaataagtgtaattttaactgtaaaattttgtaaaaacgctacggaaaaaaactgataataggttaacagtaagttcccgtactatatacagggaaaaactgtaaaagatctaacaaagcatttaatgtaaatttacagtaaaattctgttaattatacagcttttagaagtaaaaaaagaacaaatcaatttataatttacagtctaaaactgtaaactgatattcccagaattccctgcgtgacactccacgtttgaaagtattttgtttaaataatcatgtttttaaatagttcttgttatcagttatgtacatttgagctttatgttacatcttctgttgcttaatgaaagttttttgcattattttagtatcacgtgtgttaccatgatggtgttttgtgtttccataaatgtgcaccttctatatgttaatatatacttctgcttgtggtgaagctacttgtgatgagctttgatacttcatgtggctttctcttatacagtaccatctttattattatggtggttgtcagtattttcaaggtacaaaacagatttaattttgtgtgttgttgaatttactggtttatattcacattttcttgtttgtaaattacagctttatattgtaaaattaacagtttttgacgtaaatgtgtttacagttttctgtatttttacaaaattattctggcaaccacagctgccaaaaagtttttgtaaaaacaacaagaaattttttacagtgtggattAAAGATCTGATCatctaaaataattcataaacatttttatacatttccaaAGTTGTTCATACATAAAATGCTTGTAGAATCTGTCTAAAACCGAACAAAGATGCTGTCAATACTGTGCTAATGTACTCATGTATAAAATATTCTATGATATCATTGGTTATTAGATTAAATTATTTGAACCACTTAAATCACAGCTGATATTCAAATAACATGCGTTTTTAACAAACTGTAAAAAGTAATAACCTGCAAATgttaccttaaaaaaaattatacctgatttgaaaaaagaaatgttagTGGTAtaactgaacatttttttttgtgatctaaaacaatatttttgacttgaataaaCCCAGTTCATTAAGATGTTACCATTTTTTGCAGGCTAATTGAGTCAGAGAGAGTGCATTCAGTCTCTGAATTAAGAAAATATGCAGTCTAATGATGAAGCTGTACCATTGgatttctttctgtttctctccaGTTCAGTTGAGACAGACTGTGGGGGATGAGAACCAATCAAGTACTTGGGAAGAAATTCCCCACTGTTTTTGTGATAGGCAAAGCTCTTCCCCTAATTGTCACGGCAAAGAAGACTGGATGCAAATGCAAGTTAATGTCTCTTTAATATGAGCTTTCCACAGATAGAGTCAGATGTTCAGGAATTGACAAGACAAACAagcagcaggagagatggcaACACAGGGACCTTGATGGGCGATGGTGTTCGTGGTGAGGGGAGTCCGTGAAGTAACCGTGGCTGAAGTGATGAACGAGGTAATCCAGAACGAGTGTCCACAGGAACTGACAGGCAACAGGAAACAGCGACGAGAAATCCAGAGCAGGAAAAACTACATGAGAGACACGAACAACACCAGGACTCCAAAcaaacgatctgacaaacatgagACGAAAGACAAGGCGTTAATATAGGCAAGATGTAATAAGccgcagctgccgctgatcagtaATCAGCGGCGACGCCCACGCAGAACAATCAGGTGATACACCCCGCAacctacacacagacaacaagatgaCACCATGTAtctatgaaccgtgacagtaATTATTGGGAGGGGAAACCAATATCCATGCATTAGACACTCTGGCAGCATCAAAAGcaaagcatttaacattttaatgaggGACATCTAGCTGATTGTAGCTCTTGGTAATGGGAACAAGGATAGATGACTGCAGATGTGATTGTGAGCAGGATCTCAGATCAGCTATACAAACCGCTCAAGGCTTGCCACGGATCTGGTGGTTGAATGCAAATTACAAttgacaaaaatgtttattacattcaTATAGTAGTTTATTGTTCATGTAGTGATTGAGTTTGATCTGGAATGTGAAAATGTAACAAAAGAAAACACTAGAttaaaatgttaatctaaaaacATTAATGACATGTGTACACACTGAACTCACAACTGTCTGACATACagaacaaaaccaaaacataaatattaatatgtaagGGATTATTTACTGTCAGCAGGttattactgcaaaaaaaaaaaaaaaaaacatacctgaAAGGTGATCAGGACCCAcctattacattattacattattataaaaataaaaaactagatttttttttttttttttaatttttttagcaagCCAAGCCGGTTTTAGCAAGCCAACACCAAACCAAGGCTTATCGGTGCTTCTAACTATTtaaggtgagaacacaggaggatacggGTTcaacacgaaggctatagaaccgaGCGAACATGTTGGGCTGAAGCATCGTACTGCCAACACTCGAGATCCAAAGAGCATGCTGAACTCTTTCAGTCTCTTTCTCAAGCAGAAAGTCAGGAGCAGAAAAGTATAACCGCTCgtctccgaagcgaaaagctgaatATGCGTTGCAATCTGCTGCTTAATCATACTCACGCTGCGATCAGTGGCAGTTAGATGCAATCACTGCATACCAATATGCaatggctcatttagtttacactcattTAATTTACACAAGTAAATTGGTCTCTCTAAAGTGAGATCCCAATTAGTTCCCTGAAAGGGAAACTTTCTTTAACAGTTCACTGATGCCTTAGTTGAATTGtcataaaatgttgttctccCGCAACAAAATGTCTTGCAGATCAAAGGGGttacataattttgattgcaactgtatatcattaaatatataactgtataatattaaatatttacatggaAAAATCAGTTTGCTCACATGTATCTGAGCTCAGATTCCCTCCTGACCAAAATGTCTCTGATCCGTTCAATTTTACAGAGTTCTCCCTCTATGTCCCCAACTTTTATAGTAGACTCCACCATTAAGACCACATCTGCCtctgaaaacacagaaaacaagaaGATCTGGACTGAAGCCACACTGATCACAACCAAAAAGAGCTGAATACAGCTCAGATTGTGCTCTATAGAAAATATCAAATTTAATGAAACATCTTCTCTCTCAAAATTAGCAATGCTTGTGAAGACTTTCCAAAACATTAGGTACATTTTAAGAGTCATCAATCTGTTTAAATCAATTCACCATCATTACACCCTGTTGCAAGTTTAAATATGGAATGATATTCCggactttattcaaaaggaattgcaaattgtatatgcaattgcgttttcaatttgtggacgcataaaatgtgacataatccaaatgcaaatgcaaatcgTGAATTAccatttgcatttttgtttaagCGAACGCAAAGTGCCTGCAATTCcatttgaaatggaaatgcaaagtccgtttgcaattgtgttttccATATCTTACaagctatgagcctgtcatatttaaatagcaatattaattgccACATTTTCGTTTTtactctctctgcactgtgcatgtaaactgccaaGACTCAAATGGATtcgcaattccttttgcatttgaatttccaacgtctagacggaaacctgtcaatcaagtgacaggggtggggccattttatagtgtgtgtttgcactgggaagtgacgtcactcacagtcgacggttataaataattattaattaattagtgtggATTTTGTcatcttaataaataataataataaattttaaaatttaaatacataataaccAATAATGTTAAGGATGTGTCTTACAAATTACTTCATCTTTTTTATCCTGTGAAGCTTTACTTAAAAAAGATGTTTCCTTATATTGACACTTTATGAAtccatttctcatctcttctgGGAATGCACATATACAAGTCTGTTCTAGTAGAATTTTTGTATCTTCGATCATACTAAAATGTACCATGTTTTTACTATGGTAAACATGAGTTAACTATAGTGTTTATAATTtaaccacagtagccacaaatgtacagttgtctgagacgttatgaaatgttatttaacatcatgaaccataaaatgtagtcagtgttctgctatggtttattttcataataggtaaacacaggtcacaagttaacacggtcACATTTCCTTGATTCAGCAGCTGCACGATGTGGAGCTGAGAGTCCTGTCTTGAATCTAGAGATCTGGTGCTGATTTGGTGTAGATTGGTAGCTCGGTGGTTCGTGAATGTCGTCTTTTAGCGTGTGTTCGAAACCCGTGCCAACACAGAcgtactttatttttttgtttatcctacttCAGCCGCGAAACGGGCGATCACACtaataacttgtaatctttacaagaatatcagaatcatgcaatgagcaatgATTTACGTTTATTAAACAATATCGcgtcagtttgtgctttcagaatcgccaaatctgctgccgtcgttccagcacatctgcagTGGAGActtgaaccaggaagttggtcaccagataacacggtaaccagttaaactgtaacaccgggaagattaggcaaatagactggtgacgtatatatacagtcattacaaacgaaactaaatattatattaatcgCCTCTTTTATTACCGTCGACTGTGAGTGacgtcacttcccaatgcaaacacgccctataaaatggccccacccctgtcacttgattgacaggtttccgtcTAGAtgtgagacttaggtctctgcagagcaaaagtgggcgtttatcaccatgtgggtgttttgaaactgctgggtgtttctgaatcatgcaatctaaatgatcacccttacccaaccccacccctaaacctaacgtccctattacatcaaccaatcaggtatcatggtgtaaaaacaccttgatctcgtaattcccattactttcctgcagagacctatacttgctagatgttggaaattcaaatgcaaaaggaattgcgattccatttgagttttggcagtttacatgcacagtgcagagagagtgaaaaggcaaatgtggtaattaatattgctatttaaatatgacaggctcatagctcgtaagatatgggaaacacaattgcaaatggactttgcatttccattttaaatttggtcCAGAGCAcatatgttgattttattttttatttttttggtgtgttTTGCTTTCATACTGCcctttttgcaagtgaaccagaaactgtaaacaaaaacacaagtggGCTTGAGGTCATCC
The Carassius auratus strain Wakin chromosome 31, ASM336829v1, whole genome shotgun sequence DNA segment above includes these coding regions:
- the LOC113050671 gene encoding uncharacterized protein C16orf45-like, producing the protein MDDIQLCKEITRLKKELQKLLSVPDNDKSNEDKQKEEKLLKLIHKLVEARDFLVDDVEFERLSRQPHHPGAQDWFPTEAKQG